In the Methylomonas rhizoryzae genome, one interval contains:
- a CDS encoding M16 family metallopeptidase — translation MRFNLYALCLMLIGPITHAGVDIQHWQTSQGSRVYFVPTPSLPMVDIRVTFDAGSARDGDQFGLAAMTSAMLDTGAGEWDADQIAGRLESVGAAFDAGVSEDTGWLSLRSLTEKPLLEKALSTFQTLLTQPRFSEADFQREQSRMLAALKHREESPGALAQIAFGKALYHDHPYAHPEEGMVETVAGFTTDDLKQFHRRYYVAANAIVVIVGDMQKDQAQRIAEQLMSGLPVGEKPTELPPVEMPAKAGMQHIEFPSSQTHVLSGLPGVERKDPDYFTLYVGNYILGGGSLVSRLFDEVREKRGLAYSASSQFVPLFRKGPFVMSLQTRNDQTAQAIAVMDQTLKDFIENGPSAAELEAAKKNITGGFALRTDNNSKLTEYVTMIGFYQQPLDYLDTFPAKVEAVTLEQIKDAFQRRIRPEWLQTVTVGNSAGATKTH, via the coding sequence ATGCGTTTTAACTTATATGCCCTGTGTTTGATGTTGATCGGCCCGATCACGCACGCCGGCGTCGACATTCAACACTGGCAAACCTCGCAAGGCAGCCGGGTTTATTTCGTGCCCACCCCCAGTCTACCGATGGTAGACATCCGCGTAACCTTCGATGCCGGTAGCGCGCGCGACGGCGACCAATTCGGCTTGGCGGCGATGACTTCGGCCATGCTGGATACCGGCGCCGGCGAATGGGACGCCGATCAAATCGCCGGCCGGCTGGAATCGGTGGGAGCGGCCTTCGACGCCGGCGTATCCGAAGACACGGGGTGGCTGTCTTTGCGCAGCTTGACCGAAAAACCTTTGCTGGAAAAAGCCCTTTCCACTTTCCAAACGCTGTTGACCCAACCGCGTTTCAGCGAGGCCGATTTTCAACGCGAGCAAAGCCGCATGCTGGCCGCATTGAAACACCGCGAGGAATCGCCCGGCGCACTGGCGCAAATCGCTTTCGGCAAGGCACTGTACCATGACCACCCCTATGCGCATCCGGAAGAAGGCATGGTGGAAACTGTGGCCGGTTTCACTACCGACGACTTGAAACAGTTTCACCGCCGCTATTACGTGGCAGCCAATGCTATCGTGGTCATCGTCGGCGACATGCAAAAAGACCAAGCCCAACGGATTGCCGAACAGCTGATGTCCGGTCTACCGGTCGGCGAAAAACCCACGGAACTGCCGCCGGTGGAAATGCCTGCTAAAGCCGGCATGCAACACATCGAATTTCCGTCCAGCCAAACCCATGTATTGTCCGGCCTGCCGGGGGTGGAGCGTAAAGATCCGGATTATTTCACGCTTTATGTCGGCAATTACATATTAGGCGGCGGCAGCTTGGTCTCGCGCTTGTTCGACGAAGTTCGGGAAAAACGCGGTCTGGCGTACAGCGCTTCCAGCCAATTCGTACCGCTGTTTCGCAAAGGCCCGTTTGTGATGAGTTTGCAAACCCGCAACGACCAAACTGCGCAAGCGATAGCCGTGATGGACCAAACCTTGAAAGACTTTATCGAGAACGGTCCTAGCGCCGCCGAACTTGAAGCCGCCAAGAAAAACATCACCGGCGGTTTTGCCTTGCGTACCGACAACAACAGCAAACTGACCGAATACGTGACAATGATAGGATTTTACCAACAACCTCTGGATTACCTGGATACCTTCCCAGCCAAAGTGGAGGCGGTGACGTTGGAGCAAATCAAAGACGCGTTTCAGCGCCGGATTCGCCCGGAGTGGTTGCAAACCGTCACGGTAGGCAACAGCGCCGGCGCAACGAAAACGCATTAA
- a CDS encoding heme biosynthesis HemY N-terminal domain-containing protein, which produces MKKNIAYFLASLVTAAAVAFALHSWLAQHNDPGYVLIGFGHWSLETSLTVFTVGLVITFFILYSVFRLLGVLLRLPGRLSKRRQNIKFNRSQEALIAGLFDAADGNFESAEKTLIKHAANSGAPLLHYLTAARAAQSRGALDKRDEYLQKALEQSHEGNLTVGLTQAELHLSEQQFEQALKTLETLNEINPGHARVLRMMHQAYQHLGDWESLSKLLPSLQQHKILMEAEVKLLETQTYSSLLKQAQREGNPDAIRRCWNDVPEHIRRLPGIANIYFAAMIAAGAGSEIEDQAIAQLGRHWDATLLELFSSIQSEGKEKRLQTAEQWLSVYPNDPVLLKVLGKLAHQAGQLEKAEQYLLKTLNKEATVGACHLLGDVLFDKGDKDRACDSYKRGLLLASDVILEQVESNKA; this is translated from the coding sequence ATGAAGAAAAACATAGCGTATTTTCTGGCTTCTCTAGTTACAGCGGCGGCCGTGGCGTTCGCTTTGCATAGCTGGCTTGCGCAACATAACGATCCAGGCTACGTTTTAATCGGCTTCGGGCATTGGTCTTTGGAAACGTCGTTGACCGTATTCACGGTCGGTCTGGTGATTACTTTCTTCATACTGTACAGCGTATTCCGTTTGCTGGGCGTGCTGTTACGCCTGCCCGGCCGATTGTCCAAACGCCGGCAAAACATTAAATTCAACCGATCGCAAGAAGCTTTAATCGCCGGCTTATTCGACGCCGCTGACGGAAATTTCGAAAGCGCCGAAAAAACCCTGATCAAACATGCCGCCAACAGCGGCGCTCCTCTTCTACATTACCTGACCGCCGCGCGGGCCGCCCAGTCCCGCGGCGCCCTGGATAAACGCGACGAATACCTGCAAAAGGCCTTGGAACAATCCCATGAAGGCAATTTGACGGTAGGACTTACCCAAGCCGAACTGCACCTGTCCGAACAACAGTTCGAGCAAGCGTTAAAGACGCTGGAAACCCTGAACGAAATCAATCCGGGGCATGCCCGAGTGTTGCGCATGATGCATCAGGCCTACCAACACCTAGGCGATTGGGAATCGTTAAGCAAACTTCTCCCGTCGCTGCAACAACACAAAATTTTGATGGAAGCCGAAGTCAAGTTGCTGGAGACTCAAACCTACAGCAGTTTGCTCAAACAGGCACAACGCGAAGGAAACCCGGATGCCATCCGGCGTTGCTGGAACGACGTTCCGGAACACATTCGCCGCTTACCGGGCATAGCCAATATTTATTTCGCCGCGATGATAGCCGCCGGTGCCGGGTCGGAAATCGAAGACCAAGCGATTGCTCAACTGGGCCGCCATTGGGACGCTACGCTACTCGAACTATTCTCATCCATCCAAAGCGAAGGCAAGGAAAAACGCTTACAAACCGCGGAGCAATGGTTGAGCGTCTATCCCAACGATCCCGTTCTATTAAAGGTGCTGGGAAAACTCGCCCATCAAGCCGGCCAACTGGAAAAAGCCGAACAATATCTACTGAAAACCCTTAACAAAGAGGCTACGGTAGGGGCCTGCCATTTACTCGGCGACGTATTATTCGACAAAGGCGATAAAGACCGGGCTTGCGACTCTTACAAACGCGGCTTGTTGTTAGCGTCCGACGTGATTTTAGAGCAGGTGGAATCGAACAAGGCTTAG
- a CDS encoding uroporphyrinogen-III synthase: MTGDLGGAQILVTRPTAQAEPLCRLIEQHGGKPLRFPTLAIAPMPVDPKSLENALASDWLLFTSTNAVKFALQALAGKITELKSKRIAAVGKATAAALEQAALNLTSCPDTDFSSEGLLAQSSLSDVAGQRITIVRGLGGREVMAQELTARGAQVTCLELYRRYAPANDNRAIQKTILAGNLDATTITSGEALQNLLTMLTPETLAKMQRLPLLVVSSRIAEQARRAGFQCIAVTAQASDSAILETLTMLFTGENSGRRH, translated from the coding sequence GTGACCGGCGATTTAGGCGGCGCGCAAATTTTGGTTACCCGGCCTACGGCGCAAGCCGAACCCTTGTGCCGCCTGATCGAACAACACGGCGGCAAACCGCTACGCTTTCCGACCTTGGCAATTGCCCCAATGCCGGTCGATCCGAAATCGCTGGAAAACGCTCTGGCCTCGGATTGGCTACTATTTACCAGTACCAATGCAGTGAAATTCGCTCTACAAGCGCTAGCCGGAAAAATAACCGAGCTGAAATCCAAACGCATTGCGGCCGTAGGCAAAGCAACCGCCGCCGCACTCGAACAGGCGGCTCTGAATTTAACCAGCTGTCCTGATACCGATTTCAGCAGCGAGGGGTTATTGGCACAATCGTCGCTAAGCGACGTTGCCGGTCAGCGGATTACCATCGTCCGCGGGCTGGGCGGAAGAGAAGTGATGGCTCAAGAATTGACGGCCCGCGGCGCTCAGGTGACTTGTTTAGAGCTTTATCGCCGCTACGCGCCGGCAAACGACAACCGGGCCATACAAAAGACCATATTGGCTGGAAATCTGGACGCAACCACCATCACCAGCGGTGAAGCGTTGCAAAACTTATTAACGATGTTAACGCCTGAAACCCTCGCTAAAATGCAGCGATTGCCGCTATTGGTCGTCAGTTCGCGTATTGCCGAACAGGCGCGCCGTGCCGGCTTTCAATGCATAGCCGTTACGGCTCAAGCGTCGGATTCAGCGATTTTAGAAACATTGACCATGTTATTTACCGGGGAAAACAGTGGCCGAAGACATTGA
- the hemC gene encoding hydroxymethylbilane synthase, with protein sequence MTDRIIRIATRQSPLALWQAEHVAARLTAAFPGLRTELVKMVTRGDKILDAPLAKVGGKGLFVKELEQGMLEGTADIAVHSMKDVPVEFPAGLHLAVILEREDPSDAFVSNRYRSLSELPVDARIGTSSLRRQCQIKARFPHAQILSLRGNVNTRLAKLDAGDYDAIILASAGLKRLGMAERITARLSGEESLPAMGQGAIGIECRIDDADIHRYLQVLHDESTSLRVSAERAMNSRLNGGCQVPIAGFAEIRDDRLFLRGLVGSPDGSKLFRAQAEYPLEQAQALGFAVADDLLAQGAEQILKELYQ encoded by the coding sequence GTGACAGACAGAATAATTAGAATCGCGACCCGACAAAGCCCTCTCGCCTTATGGCAAGCCGAACACGTTGCAGCTCGATTGACTGCAGCCTTCCCCGGCCTGCGCACCGAACTGGTCAAAATGGTTACCCGCGGCGATAAGATTTTGGATGCGCCTTTGGCGAAAGTCGGCGGCAAAGGCTTGTTCGTCAAAGAGTTGGAACAAGGCATGCTCGAAGGCACGGCCGACATCGCGGTGCATTCGATGAAAGACGTGCCGGTGGAGTTTCCGGCCGGTTTACATCTAGCCGTCATTCTGGAACGCGAAGACCCCAGCGACGCATTCGTATCCAACCGTTACCGCAGCTTGTCCGAATTGCCCGTCGACGCCCGCATCGGCACCTCCAGCTTACGCCGCCAATGCCAAATCAAGGCCCGTTTTCCGCATGCACAGATCCTCAGCTTGCGCGGCAACGTCAACACCCGCTTGGCAAAACTCGACGCCGGCGACTACGACGCCATTATCTTGGCCTCCGCCGGCTTGAAACGTTTAGGCATGGCCGAGCGCATTACCGCGAGACTATCCGGCGAAGAAAGTTTGCCTGCCATGGGACAAGGCGCAATTGGCATCGAATGCCGCATAGACGACGCCGACATTCACCGTTATTTGCAAGTATTGCACGACGAAAGTACCAGCCTGCGGGTCAGCGCCGAACGGGCGATGAATAGCCGCCTAAACGGCGGCTGCCAAGTACCCATCGCCGGCTTTGCGGAAATTCGCGACGACCGGCTGTTTCTACGCGGACTAGTCGGTAGTCCGGACGGTAGCAAGCTGTTTCGCGCGCAAGCCGAATATCCACTGGAACAAGCGCAAGCGCTCGGTTTCGCTGTAGCCGACGATTTGCTGGCGCAAGGCGCCGAGCAAATCCTAAAGGAGCTCTACCAGTGA
- a CDS encoding uroporphyrinogen-III C-methyltransferase, giving the protein MAEDIEQQENPTPQVVIKKSKAGLWIGMIAILLVLALAVAGVFVVQQIRTNQDTDNNQDTQRMLEIDKELNDLQQQLSTLQAQIANVNTELTGKDNHFTQTLAEFSKLHEEHLATARKELEASILGLQRQLGKTRGDWLLADAEYLLSVANQRLHLVGDVETTRQALEAADQRLRESGDASVFKVREQIAKEIALLTHVDVPDIVGIYSQLQHLQEAVEGLSVFLPHAGKAPEKSAASQDLSKEGHEILGQVAKQLEGYVVLRHTEQPVNAILTPEEAHFIKQQLKVRLEMIEIALVRQDDTLFTSSIADAKNWLKKNFAENLQTAQFVEELDKLAGARLKSQFPDVSGSLKMMRDISKLRIETDKALSSDTANSTPADPEKPDQAVTPQP; this is encoded by the coding sequence GTGGCCGAAGACATTGAACAACAGGAAAACCCAACGCCGCAAGTCGTCATTAAAAAATCCAAAGCCGGCCTATGGATAGGAATGATCGCTATTTTGCTGGTCTTGGCTCTTGCGGTCGCCGGGGTATTCGTCGTCCAGCAAATCAGAACCAATCAGGATACGGACAACAATCAGGACACCCAGCGCATGCTGGAAATCGACAAGGAACTGAACGACTTGCAGCAACAGCTTTCGACCTTGCAAGCGCAAATTGCTAACGTCAATACCGAACTGACCGGCAAAGACAACCACTTCACGCAAACGCTGGCGGAGTTTTCCAAATTACACGAAGAACACCTCGCCACCGCCCGTAAAGAGTTGGAAGCTTCCATTTTAGGCTTACAACGCCAACTCGGAAAAACCCGCGGCGATTGGCTGTTAGCCGATGCCGAGTATTTGTTGAGCGTCGCCAACCAGCGCCTACATCTGGTCGGGGACGTGGAAACCACCCGCCAAGCCCTGGAAGCGGCCGACCAACGCTTACGGGAAAGCGGCGATGCCTCGGTGTTCAAAGTCCGCGAACAAATCGCCAAAGAAATTGCACTATTGACTCATGTCGACGTACCCGACATCGTTGGAATTTACTCGCAATTGCAACACCTGCAAGAAGCGGTCGAAGGCTTGTCGGTATTCTTGCCGCATGCCGGTAAAGCGCCGGAAAAATCCGCGGCATCGCAGGATTTGTCCAAAGAAGGCCACGAAATCTTGGGTCAAGTGGCGAAACAATTGGAAGGTTACGTGGTATTACGCCATACCGAACAACCGGTCAACGCAATTTTGACGCCCGAAGAAGCTCATTTCATTAAACAACAATTGAAAGTGCGCTTGGAAATGATAGAAATCGCCCTGGTCCGGCAAGACGATACCCTGTTCACCAGCAGTATCGCCGATGCCAAAAACTGGCTGAAGAAAAACTTCGCCGAGAATCTGCAAACCGCACAATTTGTCGAAGAGCTGGATAAATTAGCCGGAGCCCGCTTGAAAAGCCAATTCCCGGATGTCAGCGGTTCTCTAAAAATGATGCGCGATATCAGCAAACTCCGGATCGAAACCGACAAGGCCCTATCTTCGGATACCGCAAACTCCACCCCGGCTGATCCAGAAAAACCCGATCAAGCTGTAACACCTCAGCCATAA
- the cyoE gene encoding heme o synthase, with translation MTDKSVTLSWRNYYELCKPRVVALIVFTAIVGMLLAVPGFPPLGNFVYGTLGIALAAASAAAINHFIDRKADAQMARTKHRPLPSGELSSKHVLIFAGVIGTLAMALLIVKINALTAFLTFLSLIGYAVIYTVYLKKMTPQNIVIGGIAGAAPPLLGWTAITGQIHPHALLLVLIIFVWTPPHFWALAIARRDEYAKVAIPMLPVTHGVEFTRLQILLYTILLLISTLLPYLTGMSGLLYLLAAISLSIGFLYFAVQLIRKKDDKTAMRTFGYSIIYLMLIFAALLIDHYFPLSIRHDANPS, from the coding sequence ATGACAGACAAAAGCGTGACCTTATCTTGGCGAAATTATTACGAACTCTGTAAACCCAGGGTGGTGGCGTTGATCGTGTTTACCGCAATCGTCGGCATGTTGCTGGCCGTGCCCGGTTTTCCGCCTCTGGGCAATTTCGTATACGGCACCCTGGGCATCGCCTTGGCGGCGGCTTCGGCGGCGGCGATCAATCATTTCATCGATCGGAAAGCCGATGCGCAAATGGCCCGTACCAAGCACAGGCCTTTGCCGTCCGGTGAGTTGAGCTCAAAACATGTGTTGATTTTCGCCGGCGTCATCGGTACGTTGGCCATGGCGCTGTTGATCGTCAAAATCAATGCGTTGACTGCGTTTTTGACGTTTTTGTCGTTGATCGGTTACGCAGTGATTTACACGGTTTATCTGAAAAAAATGACCCCGCAAAACATCGTGATCGGCGGCATCGCCGGTGCTGCGCCGCCACTTTTGGGCTGGACGGCGATTACCGGGCAGATCCATCCGCACGCGTTGTTGCTGGTCTTGATTATCTTCGTCTGGACGCCGCCGCATTTTTGGGCTCTGGCTATCGCCCGCCGCGACGAATACGCCAAAGTGGCGATTCCGATGTTGCCGGTGACTCACGGCGTGGAATTCACCCGGTTGCAAATCCTGCTGTACACCATTTTGCTGTTGATCAGTACCTTGTTGCCGTATTTGACCGGCATGAGCGGATTGTTGTACTTGCTGGCCGCCATATCGTTGAGCATCGGTTTTTTGTACTTTGCGGTACAGTTGATTCGTAAGAAGGACGATAAAACCGCGATGCGCACCTTCGGTTATTCCATCATTTATCTGATGCTGATTTTTGCGGCGTTGTTAATCGATCACTATTTCCCTTTATCCATCCGTCATGACGCTAACCCAAGCTGA
- a CDS encoding M16 family metallopeptidase translates to MKLEWLTPGMTALMLLSPLSTAEAQSGTVYEHTLENGLKILVREDHRAPVVVSQVWYKVGSSYEPGGITGISHMLEHMMFKGTKDYPAGEFSRIVAENGGQENAFTGADYTAYFQTLEKSRLEISFKLEADRMRNLDLKAEELEKELQVVTEERRMRTDDKPRAKTHEQFAAVAFTNSPYQNPVIGWPSDIARYKIEDLQAWYQKWYAPNNATLVVVGDVQADDVIGLATRHFGGLKPSEIQPAKPQDEIPQVGPRKLTVKAPAQLPYVMMGYKVPVLKTARPEWEAYALEVLAGILDGGNSARLSSRLIRGKQLAVSANADYDMTSRLQDLFLLEGTPADGKSVFDLEYALKDEVAQLQNDLVTPDELQRVKAQVAANDVFQKDSNFYQAMQLGLLETVGLGWQKADEYVQKINQVTAEQVRAVARKYLIEDSLTVAYLDPQPINETAKPNKTAGGRHAF, encoded by the coding sequence ATGAAACTGGAATGGCTAACCCCGGGGATGACAGCATTGATGCTGCTAAGCCCCCTGTCGACGGCTGAGGCGCAAAGCGGCACAGTCTACGAACATACGCTGGAAAACGGACTGAAAATACTGGTTAGAGAAGACCATCGCGCACCGGTGGTAGTCTCCCAAGTCTGGTACAAAGTCGGCAGCAGTTACGAACCCGGCGGGATAACCGGTATCTCGCACATGCTGGAACACATGATGTTCAAAGGTACCAAAGACTACCCGGCCGGAGAGTTTTCCCGCATCGTCGCCGAAAATGGCGGCCAGGAAAACGCATTTACCGGCGCCGATTACACCGCTTATTTCCAAACCTTGGAAAAATCCCGCTTGGAAATCAGTTTCAAGCTGGAAGCCGACCGCATGCGCAACCTGGATTTGAAAGCCGAGGAACTGGAAAAGGAACTGCAAGTCGTCACCGAAGAACGCCGGATGCGGACCGACGACAAACCGCGCGCCAAAACCCATGAACAATTCGCGGCGGTCGCCTTCACCAACAGCCCCTACCAGAATCCGGTGATCGGCTGGCCGTCGGACATCGCCCGGTACAAGATCGAAGACCTGCAAGCCTGGTACCAAAAGTGGTATGCCCCCAATAACGCCACCTTGGTGGTGGTCGGCGACGTGCAAGCCGACGACGTAATCGGGTTGGCGACCCGGCATTTCGGCGGCTTGAAACCGAGCGAAATTCAACCTGCAAAACCGCAGGACGAAATCCCGCAAGTCGGTCCGCGCAAGCTCACCGTCAAAGCCCCGGCCCAGTTGCCTTACGTGATGATGGGATACAAAGTTCCGGTATTGAAAACCGCTAGGCCGGAATGGGAAGCTTACGCATTGGAAGTGTTGGCCGGCATCCTGGACGGCGGCAATAGCGCCCGTCTGTCCTCCCGCTTGATTCGCGGCAAGCAACTGGCCGTTTCGGCCAATGCCGATTACGACATGACCTCCCGGTTGCAGGATTTGTTCTTGCTGGAAGGCACCCCGGCGGACGGCAAAAGTGTGTTCGACCTGGAATACGCCTTGAAGGACGAAGTGGCGCAATTGCAGAACGATCTGGTCACCCCCGACGAGTTGCAGCGCGTTAAAGCCCAAGTCGCGGCCAACGACGTGTTCCAAAAAGACTCCAATTTCTATCAAGCCATGCAACTGGGTCTATTGGAAACCGTCGGCCTGGGTTGGCAAAAAGCCGACGAATACGTGCAAAAAATCAACCAAGTGACGGCGGAACAAGTGAGAGCGGTTGCCCGAAAATACCTGATCGAAGACAGCCTGACGGTCGCCTATCTCGATCCGCAACCCATCAACGAAACGGCAAAACCGAACAAGACAGCAGGAGGTCGCCATGCGTTTTAA
- a CDS encoding PP2C family protein-serine/threonine phosphatase, producing MRILIVDDILENRLLLERLLTRMRHQVLQAENGQHAVDVYTNQALDLILMDVMMPVMNGFEAIQIIRALPSQKWVPIFLVSALTDVKDIIEGLKVGADDYLPKPIDYAILSAKIDSVERTLEMQRRIIADTEQLRRYREQNEREHDFLQAIFERLLKLNEINEEQVQYWLTPAQRFSGDLVCAHKTDQGLIYFMLADSTGHGLAAALPTVIVNQVFRGMAKKSLSVKLIAREINGQLYSQLPPGRFVALTLGVVNEADCSIEIWNGGLPEGLLIADDGSVKHAFRSLHTFAGVLDDESFDDSTEYYRTNESCELFLYSDGVIDATNRQFSRFGTEKLRAELSTSAPGQRVDAVRQALEAHMVRDEAQDDVSCLAIRLKLASSLSPMG from the coding sequence ATGAGAATTTTGATCGTCGACGATATTTTGGAAAACAGGCTGTTGTTGGAGCGCTTGTTAACTCGAATGCGCCACCAAGTCTTGCAGGCGGAAAATGGTCAACACGCTGTGGATGTTTATACCAACCAGGCTTTGGATCTGATTTTGATGGACGTGATGATGCCGGTTATGAACGGCTTTGAAGCGATACAGATCATCAGAGCTTTGCCCAGCCAAAAATGGGTGCCGATTTTTCTGGTTAGTGCGTTAACGGACGTCAAAGATATTATCGAAGGGTTGAAAGTCGGGGCGGACGACTATCTTCCCAAACCCATCGATTACGCCATCTTGAGCGCAAAAATCGATTCGGTAGAGCGCACGTTGGAAATGCAACGCCGGATTATCGCCGATACCGAGCAGCTGAGGCGCTACCGCGAACAAAACGAACGCGAACACGACTTTTTGCAAGCCATTTTTGAACGCTTGTTAAAGTTAAACGAAATCAACGAAGAGCAGGTGCAATATTGGTTGACGCCCGCTCAACGTTTTAGCGGCGATTTGGTATGTGCGCACAAGACCGATCAGGGCTTGATCTACTTTATGCTGGCCGACTCGACAGGGCACGGTTTGGCAGCCGCACTGCCTACGGTGATTGTTAATCAAGTTTTTCGCGGCATGGCCAAGAAGTCTTTATCGGTTAAACTCATCGCCAGGGAGATAAACGGTCAGCTATATAGTCAATTGCCACCCGGCCGTTTCGTTGCGCTTACGTTAGGAGTAGTCAACGAAGCCGATTGCAGTATCGAGATATGGAATGGCGGTTTGCCCGAAGGTTTGCTGATTGCCGACGACGGCAGCGTCAAACATGCGTTTCGTTCGCTACATACTTTTGCCGGGGTGCTGGATGACGAGTCGTTCGATGACAGTACCGAATATTATCGAACGAACGAGTCTTGCGAATTGTTTTTGTATTCAGACGGGGTGATAGATGCGACAAATCGGCAGTTCAGTCGTTTCGGCACCGAAAAATTAAGGGCGGAGCTGTCTACTTCCGCGCCGGGGCAAAGGGTTGACGCCGTCAGACAAGCGTTGGAAGCGCATATGGTGCGCGATGAAGCCCAAGACGACGTGTCGTGTTTGGCAATCCGCTTAAAATTGGCTTCCTCCTTGAGCCCGATGGGATAG
- the rsmD gene encoding 16S rRNA (guanine(966)-N(2))-methyltransferase RsmD, with protein sequence MSNQLRIIGGEWRSRVVKFDDAPGLRPTPARVRETLFNWLRMQVEGSRCLDLFAGSGALGFEAASRGARHVTLVDSNSQTCRKLRENLARFHSDNIEIVQADAETFLKHCQKKFDLVFLDPPFNQSWIPKICQAIAQADALSANGIVYLEFERDFSAACPPPGWDILKSKLASDVGYGLIRRTSSVRSPLDPVDPTAQSTESNRAG encoded by the coding sequence GTGAGCAATCAATTGCGCATTATCGGCGGCGAATGGCGCAGCCGGGTGGTCAAATTCGACGATGCCCCCGGCTTGCGGCCCACCCCGGCCCGAGTGCGGGAAACGCTGTTCAATTGGTTGCGCATGCAGGTCGAAGGCAGCCGCTGCCTGGACTTATTTGCCGGCAGCGGCGCCTTGGGGTTCGAAGCGGCTTCGCGCGGTGCACGCCACGTCACTCTGGTCGACAGCAATAGCCAAACCTGCCGTAAGTTGCGGGAAAATCTCGCCCGATTCCATAGCGACAACATCGAAATCGTTCAAGCCGATGCGGAAACCTTTTTAAAGCACTGTCAGAAAAAATTCGACCTGGTATTCCTCGATCCACCGTTTAATCAGAGCTGGATACCCAAAATCTGCCAAGCGATAGCCCAGGCCGATGCCTTATCGGCCAACGGCATAGTCTATCTGGAATTCGAACGGGATTTTTCCGCGGCATGCCCGCCGCCCGGCTGGGACATTCTAAAGTCGAAACTTGCAAGCGACGTCGGTTATGGGTTAATCAGGCGGACTTCATCCGTCCGCAGTCCGCTCGACCCGGTAGATCCGACTGCACAAAGCACCGAATCGAATCGCGCCGGCTAG
- a CDS encoding glycosyl transferase family protein translates to MTLTQAEHPFAEFIKILGKGKKGARPLTQDEAYRAMTMILADEVLPIQLGAFLMLMRVKEETCEELAGFVTAVRECLQFTPSIQVDLDWSSYAGKRRHLPWFLLSTLLLAENGIKVFMHGAGGHTQGRVYTEKALESLGIAAAESLQQAEQQLVARNFSYLSLEHICRPLFDMINLRPTMGLRSPVHTLVRLLNPLAASHSIQGIFHPGYRQVHQHAALLLGEKDMAVLKGEGGETERNPDVDCLVQSVAAGELSDETWPAMFPRRHMKEDELDPQRMLALWRGDWQDEYAEASVIGTLAIALKLLQKAASQDEAHALANTYWHSRSRGYLGV, encoded by the coding sequence ATGACGCTAACCCAAGCTGAACACCCGTTTGCCGAATTCATCAAAATCTTGGGCAAGGGTAAAAAAGGCGCCCGCCCGTTAACCCAAGACGAAGCCTATCGGGCCATGACGATGATTTTGGCCGACGAAGTGTTGCCGATACAGCTGGGCGCTTTTTTGATGTTGATGCGGGTCAAAGAGGAAACCTGCGAGGAATTGGCCGGCTTTGTGACGGCGGTGCGTGAATGCTTGCAATTCACCCCAAGCATTCAGGTAGACCTGGATTGGTCGTCCTATGCCGGTAAACGCCGCCACTTGCCCTGGTTTTTGCTATCTACGTTGCTGTTGGCCGAAAACGGGATCAAGGTATTCATGCACGGTGCCGGCGGCCATACCCAAGGTCGGGTCTATACCGAAAAGGCGTTGGAGAGTTTGGGCATTGCCGCCGCCGAATCCTTGCAGCAGGCCGAGCAGCAACTGGTAGCGCGCAATTTCAGTTATTTATCGCTGGAACATATCTGCCGGCCGCTGTTCGACATGATCAACCTGCGGCCGACCATGGGGCTGCGTTCCCCGGTGCATACGTTGGTGCGTTTGTTGAATCCCTTGGCTGCCAGCCACAGCATTCAGGGTATTTTCCACCCCGGTTACCGGCAAGTGCATCAACACGCCGCGTTGCTGCTGGGTGAGAAAGACATGGCGGTGTTGAAAGGCGAGGGTGGTGAAACCGAACGCAACCCGGATGTGGACTGTTTGGTCCAAAGCGTCGCGGCCGGAGAACTGTCGGACGAGACTTGGCCGGCCATGTTCCCCCGCCGGCATATGAAAGAGGACGAACTGGATCCGCAACGCATGCTGGCGCTGTGGCGCGGCGATTGGCAGGACGAATATGCCGAGGCCAGTGTGATCGGCACATTGGCGATAGCGCTGAAGTTGTTGCAAAAAGCTGCATCGCAGGACGAGGCGCACGCGCTGGCGAATACGTACTGGCATTCCCGGTCGCGAGGGTATTTAGGCGTATGA